One window of Candidatus Nitrospira kreftii genomic DNA carries:
- a CDS encoding Peptide chain release factor 3 — protein sequence MRADTTFTSELTTAITRRRTFAIISHPDAGKTTLTEKLLLYSGLIRTAGMVRGRKGGKATASDWMGMEQERGISITASAMQFPYKGAVINLLDTPGHQDFSEDTYRTLTAADSAIMVIDAAKGVETQTRKLFAVCRLRRIPVLTLINKMDLPGRPPLDLMTEVEQALDIHASAINWPIGSGSDFVGIVTRADNQVQLFSRTMHGGATKVETDRVALAELNSTGRVSPETMAEVLHDLELLEIAGNTFTREQFLQGEVTPVFFASALTNFGVESFLDAFVDLAPSPGPRTAESDDGTELSVDPIDMPFSAYVFKLQANMNPKHRDSTAFLRICSGRFERDLVVKHHRLNRDIRLARPHSLVAQERSTVEVAYPGDIVGIINPGVFAIGDTVSVTGGFNFKPLPQFQPEIFARLRPTDVGKRKAFDKGLFQMAQEGTVQIMRSLTDQEVLIAAVGRLQFEVLQYRLRQEYRVETILDALPFTCSAWLEGNPSTFKSPSASMIVKDHRDRIVVLFGDQLMKTIARDRNPDHVLRDMG from the coding sequence ATGCGGGCTGACACCACTTTCACGAGCGAGCTGACTACGGCCATTACCAGAAGGAGGACGTTTGCCATCATCAGTCATCCCGATGCGGGCAAAACCACGTTGACCGAGAAGTTGCTTCTCTATTCCGGATTAATTCGAACCGCCGGGATGGTGCGGGGACGCAAGGGTGGCAAAGCGACGGCCTCGGATTGGATGGGAATGGAACAAGAGCGTGGGATTTCCATCACGGCCTCTGCCATGCAGTTTCCATATAAAGGTGCCGTCATCAACTTACTCGATACCCCAGGGCACCAGGACTTTTCCGAAGATACGTATCGCACGCTGACGGCGGCCGACAGCGCAATTATGGTTATCGATGCCGCCAAAGGCGTGGAAACGCAGACGCGCAAACTGTTTGCGGTGTGTCGTCTGCGTCGGATTCCTGTCCTGACTTTGATCAATAAGATGGATCTCCCGGGTCGTCCACCCCTCGACTTGATGACCGAGGTGGAGCAGGCGTTGGATATTCACGCAAGCGCCATCAACTGGCCCATCGGCTCCGGGAGTGATTTCGTGGGTATTGTGACCCGTGCCGATAACCAGGTGCAGCTCTTCAGTAGAACCATGCATGGCGGGGCCACGAAGGTCGAGACGGATCGGGTGGCGTTGGCTGAGCTCAACTCAACCGGTAGAGTGTCACCGGAGACCATGGCAGAAGTTCTGCACGATTTGGAATTGTTGGAGATCGCCGGAAATACGTTCACTCGCGAGCAGTTTCTACAGGGGGAAGTCACACCTGTCTTTTTTGCCTCGGCCCTTACCAACTTCGGAGTAGAAAGCTTCCTCGATGCGTTCGTCGACTTGGCGCCAAGCCCAGGACCCAGAACGGCTGAGAGCGATGATGGAACTGAGCTGTCTGTCGATCCCATCGACATGCCGTTCAGTGCCTATGTCTTTAAGCTTCAAGCCAATATGAACCCCAAGCATCGTGACAGCACCGCATTTCTTCGGATTTGCTCAGGCCGCTTTGAACGAGATTTGGTCGTGAAGCATCACCGGTTGAATCGCGATATTCGATTAGCGAGGCCGCATAGTCTGGTGGCACAGGAGCGGAGCACGGTCGAAGTGGCATACCCTGGTGATATCGTCGGAATCATTAATCCCGGCGTATTTGCCATCGGGGACACGGTGTCAGTGACCGGAGGCTTCAATTTCAAACCGCTTCCACAATTTCAACCGGAAATCTTTGCTCGACTAAGACCGACGGACGTCGGCAAACGCAAAGCCTTCGACAAAGGCCTATTTCAGATGGCGCAAGAGGGAACGGTCCAGATCATGCGAAGCCTCACCGATCAGGAAGTCTTGATTGCTGCGGTGGGTCGCCTTCAGTTTGAAGTGCTGCAGTATCGGCTCCGTCAGGAATATCGTGTCGAAACGATCTTAGATGCGCTGCCCTTTACCTGCAGCGCATGGTTGGAGGGAAATCCTTCGACGTTTAAATCTCCGTCAGCCTCGATGATCGTGAAAGACCATCGCGATCGAATTGTCGTCCTCTTTGGTGATCAGCTGATGAAGACCATCGCCCGCGATCGAAACCCCGATCATGTCCTCAGGGATATGGGGTAG
- a CDS encoding hypothetical protein (conserved protein of unknown function), producing MSSGIWGSVIRRLIAALSVWKMVDTQIRDQLARQRTELANERTLLAYIRTALGFVIVGVPAVWWVDYPYIQALGGLSLVVGAGCVGLGIRRFMTVRSFVAREFGVQEGSR from the coding sequence ATGTCCTCAGGGATATGGGGTAGTGTGATCAGGAGATTGATTGCGGCTCTTTCCGTTTGGAAAATGGTGGACACACAGATTCGAGATCAGTTAGCCCGCCAGCGAACTGAATTGGCTAATGAGCGGACGCTGCTGGCCTATATCAGGACTGCGCTGGGTTTTGTGATTGTCGGCGTTCCGGCTGTGTGGTGGGTGGATTATCCATACATCCAGGCGTTGGGTGGGCTGTCGTTGGTGGTGGGAGCGGGGTGCGTCGGGCTCGGTATACGACGGTTCATGACGGTTAGAAGCTTCGTCGCTCGAGAATTCGGAGTTCAAGAGGGAAGTCGATAG
- a CDS encoding Cation-binding protein, whose product MKDSAGPLTHFLAEDHRRLERLLQRAVVCAGQVDQGVYDQFRAGLLRHIGMEEKILIPAVQRWAGGEPLSLAVKLRLDHGAIAALLMLAPTAGLIVTLRKILDEHNLGEEGLDGLYATCDKLAGGEIEVLLAKLRTAPKLSVLPHVNTPAVLDAVRRALDRAGYEYVGDWPSS is encoded by the coding sequence ATGAAAGACTCCGCTGGCCCACTCACGCATTTTCTTGCAGAGGACCACCGCAGGTTGGAGAGACTGCTTCAACGAGCCGTTGTGTGCGCAGGCCAGGTGGACCAAGGCGTCTATGATCAATTTCGAGCAGGACTGCTCCGCCACATTGGGATGGAAGAGAAGATCCTGATACCAGCAGTTCAACGATGGGCTGGAGGCGAGCCTCTCTCGCTTGCCGTGAAGCTCCGACTCGACCATGGCGCGATCGCGGCGTTGCTCATGCTGGCTCCGACTGCAGGTCTTATTGTCACACTACGAAAGATCTTAGACGAACATAACCTGGGCGAGGAGGGACTCGATGGGCTATACGCGACCTGCGACAAGTTAGCCGGTGGTGAGATCGAGGTGCTACTGGCTAAACTCCGTACCGCTCCGAAACTATCAGTCCTGCCGCATGTCAACACGCCGGCGGTGCTTGACGCCGTTCGCCGTGCGTTGGATCGAGCTGGGTATGAATATGTCGGAGACTGGCCTTCCTCATGA
- a CDS encoding hypothetical protein (conserved protein of unknown function) — translation MKQETSFERELLDAYSSLWHNSLFLFDGQSFSGKLTSTMPPASVQRAVSEIPAAPVVHGPLPQAAVTALWRGQLFEAIKLVRVEQNIGLDEARDLVSAYVQTQPALSNRIAKTQTDTREGLLRWLIFLLAGAVGLTYLLI, via the coding sequence ATGAAGCAAGAGACGAGTTTTGAGCGGGAACTCTTGGATGCCTATAGTTCGCTCTGGCACAATTCTTTGTTTCTTTTCGACGGTCAATCCTTCAGTGGTAAGCTTACTTCTACCATGCCTCCCGCATCGGTTCAGCGCGCTGTTTCTGAAATACCGGCAGCTCCCGTTGTGCACGGGCCACTCCCACAAGCCGCAGTGACGGCTCTGTGGCGTGGCCAGCTTTTTGAGGCGATTAAGCTGGTTCGCGTGGAACAGAACATCGGATTGGACGAAGCAAGAGACCTGGTCAGCGCTTATGTGCAAACGCAACCTGCTCTCAGCAATCGCATCGCCAAGACCCAAACTGATACGCGAGAGGGACTGCTTCGCTGGTTGATCTTTCTTTTAGCTGGTGCTGTCGGTCTAACCTACCTCCTGATATAG
- a CDS encoding hypothetical protein (conserved protein of unknown function), producing the protein MIARLVSAILVTISVNSWNMVGFAETTRVKDGLIGPVRSVTVKKSGYSAMETYDRAGHLIDAVLDLSLANTGTHSLFRYDRDGHLEEELALDPSGRLIFRKRSIYVRDIEGRNTASVTVSDDGRFQNAEFSLYDQRGLLWEQLWVNSSTAYKSLFDVRGRRIYSAYYRKGALLNELRHRYDVLGRLHELVSYDDHGIVTARVTNDYDDAGKRTRSITQTFGDRRPHTWVTTYEYDSVGNWIKEQTSEQSPSSQTISSSTVPIVEERIIQYYYGADSDVVVLP; encoded by the coding sequence ATGATTGCTCGGCTGGTCTCGGCCATACTCGTAACGATTTCTGTGAACTCTTGGAATATGGTTGGTTTTGCCGAAACAACCAGAGTAAAGGATGGCCTCATTGGCCCTGTTCGGAGTGTGACGGTCAAAAAAAGCGGGTATTCAGCCATGGAAACATACGATCGTGCCGGCCACCTCATCGATGCCGTCCTCGATCTTTCGCTCGCCAACACAGGAACGCATTCCCTCTTTCGGTACGACCGCGATGGGCATCTGGAGGAGGAACTCGCTCTGGACCCGAGCGGAAGACTCATCTTTCGAAAACGGTCCATCTATGTACGTGACATCGAGGGACGAAACACCGCATCGGTGACGGTGTCCGATGACGGACGCTTTCAGAATGCCGAGTTTTCACTGTACGACCAGCGAGGTCTTCTCTGGGAACAATTATGGGTGAATAGTTCGACAGCTTACAAAAGTCTCTTCGACGTGCGGGGGCGTCGCATTTATTCGGCCTATTACCGTAAAGGCGCGCTCCTCAATGAATTGAGACACAGGTATGATGTGCTGGGGCGACTCCATGAACTCGTCAGTTACGATGACCATGGCATCGTCACTGCCCGGGTGACGAACGACTACGACGATGCCGGCAAGCGTACTCGATCCATCACCCAAACATTTGGTGATCGACGGCCTCATACGTGGGTCACGACTTATGAGTACGATTCCGTCGGCAACTGGATCAAAGAACAGACTTCTGAACAATCCCCCTCTTCCCAAACAATCTCGTCTTCCACCGTCCCAATCGTGGAGGAACGCATCATCCAGTACTACTATGGTGCGGACAGCGACGTGGTTGTACTCCCCTAG